A window from Mya arenaria isolate MELC-2E11 chromosome 9, ASM2691426v1 encodes these proteins:
- the LOC128245385 gene encoding R3H domain-containing protein 1-like — protein sequence MDEMILHVNKWTSLVVLSCILTLPTTLGQATAGSHPMLASLFNVANNMQLINQPGQQGGAHVQPLRPNFSTPPPRLADPPSNLHQIIPGFPQAVPVDKRPGTHHTGISTGADKPRLPGFQQQPTWSVLSGQHDTKKIIGVSQETNGGPQVGKLPDITDGHRTVIADAADMMCGLCMQTNNYTCIQKWCMQTNGPSASESVLIDSNTNDLRQNIPTNPSFVGNVADSNVNVQALDFANNGPAGILDVLKKHPLLGAGFSMTGAGQSQPNVAVLPSLGNDQVVFQNNGPISGLPVVPETAISGTHSVDSFPAKLPPITPPIDNIHNQGSGSGFERPIEPSQGVGIPAAPFSPNNDIPNQGNEFGFGTSLEPIPTPINPRPEDIPLGPIQLGAVEMPAPGVPDIRDVPQANNVFEQGNIENQIQLLQPPTGQSNQGPNPSDSAAANQLFDALQNDINVFNTAPVGTPNEEIPPPFRTTPIEIGSTGGGASSPDGGVISANGPPKEVPMNMANDVNNIDFHESFRRFLALPNVQLWNTMQEFDLKSFNNEGLPAQVNNGMQLADVDFPQVSNVVDSRPVNTGNMQGIASSGTATMQARQDVAMGGSMPTGAQQFPAGFVEDFPTTTPWPTLPTMDPVRKSELQAFSGNFLRGIVGRTT from the exons ATGGACGAAATGATACTGCATGTGAACAAATGGACATCACTAGTTGTGTTGTCATGTATCCTTACTCTACCTACAACACTTGGACAAGCTACGGCCGGAAGTCACCCTATGTTGGCCTCGCTGTTCAACGTCGCCAACAACATGCAACTAATTAACCAACCAGGACAACAGGGAGGCGCACATGTTCAACCGTTGCGGCCAAATTTCAGTACACCTCCCCCACGGCTGGCCGATCCACCGAGCAACCTTCATCAAATAATTCCTGGATTTCCACAAGCGGTGCCAGTGGACAAGCGACCAGGAACACATCATACAGGAATATCTACTGGTGCTGATAAGCCACGCCTGCCAGGGTTCCAACAGCAGCCGACTTGGTCTGTATTGTCCGGTCAACACGATACGAAAAAGATTATCGGGGTTTCCCAGGAAACAAATGGTGGTCCTCAAGTCGGAAAATTACCAGATATTACAG ATGGACACAGAACTGTAATCGCGGACGCAGCTGATATGATGTGTGGCCTCTGCATGCAAACGAATAACTATACTTGCATCCAGAAATGGTGCATGCAAACGAACGGTCCATCCGCCTCAGAAAGCGTGCTCATCGATTCAAATACAAATGACCTTAGGCAAAACATTCCCACTAATCCTAGCTTCGTGGGAAATGTTGCCGACTCCAATGTGAATGTGCAGGCCTTAGACTTCGCGAACAATGGTCCAGCCGGGATCCTGGATGTACTCAAAAAGCACCCACTTCTCGGGGCAGGGTTTTCAATGACAGGGGCAGGCCAATCACAGCCCAACGTTGCCGTTCTGCCATCATTGGGAAATGATCAGGtcgtttttcaaaataatggtCCAATATCGGGACTACCTGTAGTTCCCGAAACGGCTATAAGTGGGACACACAGTGTGGACAGTTTCCCTGCAAAACTGCCACCAATAACGCCACCCATTGACAACATTCACAATCAAGGTTCCGGATCTGGATTTGAACGTCCAATAGAGCCATCTCAAGGGGTAGGCATTCCCGCCGCCCCATTTTCACCAAACAATGACATTCCCAATCAAGGCAACGAATTTGGATTTGGAACGTCATTAGAACCAATACCCACACCAATAAATCCACGCCCAGAAGATATACCCCTTGGACCAATACAATTAGGTGCAGTTGAAATGCCTGCCCCTGGTGTACCTGACATACGTGATGTACCTCAGGCCAATAACGTCTTTGAACAAGGCAATATCGAAAACCAAATTCAACTTTTACAACCCCCTACTGGTCAATCGAATCAAGGACCAAATCCCTCTGACTCAGCAGCCGCGAATCAGCTCTTTGACGCGCTCCAAAACGATATAAACGTATTTAATACCGCTCCAGTCGGAACTCCAAACGAAGAAATTCCACCGCCATTCAGAACTACTCCAATAGAAATAGGATCCACGGGCGGTGGTGCATCCAGTCCGGACGGTGGAGTAATATCTGCAAATGGGCCACCAAAAGAAGTACCCATGAACATGGCCAATGATGTAAATAATATAGACTTTCATGAGAGTTTCAGAAGGTTTTTAGCACTGCCAAATGTACAATTATGGAACACAATGCAAGAGTTTGACCTTAAGTCATTCAACAATGAAGGCCTGCCTGCACAGGTAAATAATGGCATGCAATTAGCAGACGTTGATTTTCCGCAAGTTTCAAATGTCGTAGATTCACGACCAGTTAATACTGGCAATATGCAAGGAATAGCGTCAAGTGGGACGGCCACGATGCAAGCACGTCAAGATGTAGCGATGGGAGGTTCAATGCCTACAGGTGCACAGCAGTTCCCAGCAGGTTTTGTTGAAGATTTTCCAACAACCACGCCTTGGCCAACACTTCCCACCATGGATCCCGTTAGAAAATCTGAGCTCCAGGCTTTTAGTGGCAATTTTCTGAGAGGAATTGTTGGTCGAACaacgtaa